A portion of the Caenorhabditis elegans chromosome III genome contains these proteins:
- the dbn-1 gene encoding DreBriN 1/DreBriN-like (where Drebrin is from Developmentally REgulated BRaIN protein) family homolog (Product from WormBase gene class dbn;~Confirmed by transcript evidence), with the protein MTLNYHAHGKEIEASYRRASDDSDGDKWVIFDYEGNSNTLRVKEEGTGGLEEFADSFSSGKLQFGVISVRLSSDVFPKIVLVHWQGEGVPTLRLASTTPHAEEFRRFLKTVHIVLHARSEIDIEPDAIRKEVRKLPAANANAIVESTYSMPEKVNSVYQPTNAHSELSSEARENFWSTTNQEEKRRQADEKVAHAKQQKQYEADRDRTAAAIHTKAEDFQPEKVNSVYKPTKPHVELKTVKREEFWSKMNEEEKLRQEEEKTAREQAHKQFEADRQRMASEIHSKTENYQPDKVTSVYKPTKPHVEISSSAREEFWSKMNEEEQRRQAEEKEAQAQKQKEFETDRKRIADDLHGKAQISDKPVPSSVNPAPAPAPTPSAGLVGSRKELFSSKPSGPVLPKPQVNGSPKKWPPVGTTSPPREPVNRLTEPDEPSTYTPKPIAYEPEPMVYKPEAMKPAVSYDAYEEPPAEPAPPTFLAPTPVIAPPPPEPTPAPSHYASQYDAPPVHESFEPAVPPVSAPSHYASQYDAPPEPIDSHSSSSQLPAHIASQYDMPPVMPEEPVFAPKSSPIKVAAPPIDQYDFPPAVAEQNAMALWDYQAADDTEISFDPDDIITDIDQVDSGWWKGRAPSGRVGLFPANYVKLI; encoded by the exons ATGACTCTCAACTATCATGCACACGGCAAGGAGATTGAAGCGTCGTATCGGCGTGCCAGTGATGACTCAGATGGCGATAAATGGGTGATTTTCGATTATGAAGGAAATTCGAACACATTACGAGTCAAAGAAGAAGGAA CTGGTGGTCTTGAGGAGTTCGCCGACAGTTTCAGCTCGGGAAAGCTCCAGTTTGGTGTGATTTCGGTGCGACTGAGCAGTGATGTCTTCCCGAAAATCGTTTTGGTGCATTGG CAAGGCGAAGGAGTCCCCACACTGCGTTTGGCCTCAACGACACCGCACGCTGAAGAGTTCCGTAGATTCTTGAAAACAGTTCACATTGTGCTCCATGCCAGATCGGAAATCGACATCGAGCCGGACGCGATTCGAAAAGAGGTGCGAAAGCTCCCGGCGGCGAACGCCAACGCCATCGTCGAATCCACGTACAGCATGCCGGAGAAGGTGAATTCGGTGTACCAGCCGACGAATGCACACTCGGAGCTCAGCTCGGAGGCTCGCGAGAACTTCTGGAGCACAACAAATCAAGAGGAGAAGAG ACGACAAGCCGACGAGAAAGTGGCTCATGCGAAACAGCAAAAGCAGTATGAAGCTGACCGTGATCGCACGGCCGCGGCAATTCACACAAAAGCCGAAGATTTCCAGCCGGAGAAGGTTAACTCGGTGTACAAGCCGACGAAGCCCCACGTTGAGCTGAAGACGGTCAAACGGGAGGAGTTTTGGAGCAAGATGAACGAGGAGGAGAAGCT GCgtcaagaagaagaaaaaaccgcTCGTGAACAAGCACACAAGCAGTTCGAAGCGGATCGACAGCGAATGGCCTCGGAAATTCACTCCAAAACAGAAAACTATCAACCGGATAAGGTCACATCGGTGTACAAGCCAACAAAACCGCACGTGGAGATCAGTTCATCAGCTCGCGAAGAGTTCTGGAGCAAGATGAACGAGGAGGAGCAGCGGCGGCAAGCGGAGGAAAAAGAGGCACAGGCCCAGAAGCAGAAGGAATTCGAGACGGATCGAAAACGGATTGCGGATGATCTTCACGGGAAGGCTCAAATTAGTGATAAGCCCGTGCCATCTTCGGTGAATCCAGCTCCAGCTCCCGCCCCCACTCCGAGCGCAGGTCTCGTTGGAAGCAGAAAAGAATTATTCAGCTCAAAACCTTCCGGTCCAGTGCTTCCGAAGCCTCAAGTGAATGGATCGCCTAAGAAGTGGCCGCCAGTTGGCACGACCTCTCCGCCCCGTGAACCCGTTAACCGACTCACTGAGCCAGATGAGCCTTCGACGTATACGCCAAAGCCAATAGCTTATGAGCCAGAGCCAATGGTTTACAAGCCCGAGGCTATGA aacctgCCGTCTCTTACGATGCATACGAAGAGCCACCAGCAGAGCCAGCTCCACCTACATTCCTTGCTCCAACCCCGGTCATTGCTCCACCTCCACCTGAGCCAACTCCAGCTCCATCGCATTACGCCTCCCAGTACGATGCTCCACCGGTTCACGAGTCTTTCGAACCAGCTGTACCTCCAGTTTCAGCTCCTTCCCACTATGCGTCTCAGTATGATGCTCCGCCGGAGCCGATCGACTCTCACTCATCGAGCTCTCAACTGCCAGCTCACATCGCCTCACAGTATGACATGCCTCCAGTGATGCCAGAGGAGCCCGTGTTTGCACCGAAATCCTCGCCAATAAAAGTCGCTGCTCCACCAATTGATCAGTACGATTTCCCGCCGGCGGTCGCCGAGCAGAACGCGATGGCTCTCTGGGACTACCAGGCTGCAGATGACACGGAGATCTCATTTGATCCTGATGACATTATCACAGATATCGATCAAGTCGATAGCGGATGGTGGAAAGGACGTGCGCCCAGCGGCCGCGTAGGCCTTTTTCCCGCTAATTATGTGAAGCTGATTTAA